A window of Hyperolius riggenbachi isolate aHypRig1 chromosome 1, aHypRig1.pri, whole genome shotgun sequence contains these coding sequences:
- the LOC137536351 gene encoding uncharacterized protein, giving the protein MQMRFLSESALPGQSVLPVVLLCMRDCREGLCKMSGTWFTTENLIIKIQNSPELYDKTLPGHKDHQRLHDIWRNIAHEFLGEKWEKLSPKTQEAKVGLLRKRWKSVRDSYKKELEKQYQESKSGCGSSQRTRYKFCGILEFMRKHHESAETEDSLPPDPDPEEAEIDAGHNTSSDLEVDDLTPQDGDTATLDESDSTTADQTQPSTLTTRPRTTHRSSRGVRASTQGRRIARGMSRAEYDHKLITSIEKAVDHMEKREEEIKQLKEPCTQYLLSLVPLLQKVPPDKQWAARHAISETLGKFLQTQSQAEENSSNYVTQQHMPHATPQYHSYPQPSYQSHRMYDPPSYPPMHMATRPYGQQPHYPMTGPTVFFAV; this is encoded by the exons ATGCAGATGCGttttttgtcagaatctgctcttccaggtcaaagtgtacttcctgttGTTCTGCTTtgcatgagggattgcagagaagGTTTGTGCAAGATGTCTGGCACGTGGTTTACCACAGAAAATTTAATAATTAAAATACAGAATAGTCCAGAGCTGTATGACAAGACATTGCCTGGACACAAAGATCATCAAAGGCTGCATGACATCTGGAGAAACATTGCCCATGAGTTCCTGGgtgaaaaatgggaaaaattgtCACCAAAGACTCAAGAAGCAAAAG TTGGTCTCCTGCGCAAAAGATGGAAGTCTGTGCGAGACAGTTATAAAAAGGAGCTGGAGAAACAATATCAAGAatctaaaagtgggtgtggcagtTCCCAAAGAACAAGATATAAATTCTGTGGGATTCTGGAATTTATGAGAAAACATCATGAGTCGGCTGA AACTGAAGATAGCCTGCCACCTGATCCTGATCCTGAGGAGGCGGAAATAGATGCAGGCCACAACACTAGCAGTGATCTGGAAGTGGATGATTTAACTCCACAGGATGGTGACACAGCTACACTGGATGAGAGTGACTCAACAACTGCTGATCAAACACAACCCAGTACACTAACTACTAGGCCACGCACAACTCACAGATCTAGTAGAGGTGTGAGGGCATCAACCCAAGGCAGGAGAATAgcaagaggtatgagcagggctgaatatgATCACAAGCTCATTACTTCTATTGAAAAGGCTGTGGATCatatggagaagcgagaggaggaaATCAAACAATTAAAAGAGCCATGCACCCAGTATCTGCTAAGTTTAGTGCCATTGTTACAGAAAGTGCCACCAGATAAGCAATGGGCAGCCAGACATGCCATATCTGAGACCCTGGGCAAATTTTTGCAAACTCAGAGCCAGGCAGAAGAAAATAGCTCCAACTATGTCACTCAACAACACATGCCTCATGCCACTCCTCAGTATCATTCATACCCACAACCATCTTACCAGAGTCACCGTATGTATGACCCACCTAGTTACCCACCTATGCATATGGCAACCCGGCCATATGGGCAGCAGCCACATTATCCTATGACAggacctaccgtatttttcgccgtataa